The DNA sequence CATGCGCCCCGCGTGTTCGATGGTCTCCGCAAGCCATGCGCCGAATCCGGCGAACCCCGTGTAGGCGGCGCCGGCCGCCGGGCCCTGCCAGCCGGCCCCCAGTGCGCCGACCGCACCCGTCAGCGCCGCGGCGCCCGCGCCCAGCAGCGCGGTCACGTCCGTCCAGGCGGCCGATGCCGCCGACATCGGAACCGGCCCCGGCCCCGCATACAACGTGGTCGAGTTGACCGTGGCCCCGCGCGGAAACCACACCACCCCTGTGAATCCAACCATGACAATCTCCCCCTTCGACAATGTGCGCACGGGCGCCCTCCCGCGGCCGCGCGCCCGGCAACCGGCCCCTGCAGGCCGGGACGCGCCGACTCAGTACAGCGCGCCCACCGCCGACGCCGCCGCACCGTCCGACGATGCGTACGCGGCTGCCTGCATGCGCAGCGCCTGCGCCGCACGCCGCAGCTCGGCGGCCCCGGCCGCTGCCGCGACATCGAAGCTGTCCGCCACCACGTGCTGATTGCGCGAGACGGTCAGGGACACTTCCTCCGCGCCGGCGGGCGCCGCGTGCAGCGCCGGCGCATGCGTGTGCCGGGCCGCGTCGATCCCCTCCGCCACCGCGTCCAGCTCCACGGCAGCGGCCACCATGGCCGCGGGCTCGACGACCACCATGCCGCCTGCCCCACTACTGAATCCTGCACCGAAACCGGCGCCGCTGATCCCCGTCACATTCCCCCCTCGGTTTCCCGTCCACCCCACGGACGGTGGCCAACCTAACACGCACCGGCCGGACGGGCGAGGAGTTCATCCACAGGCCCGCCACACGCCGCCGGACGGCGTCGTGCGCTCCATTAGGATCATTCCGAGTCCCCGTCCACGCCGTCACGTCGGAGCGCTGCATGATCACACTGCTCGTCGCGTATCTCATCGCGGCGGCCAGTGCTCCCCTGCTGGTGCGGGTCTGGGGGCGGAACGCCTTCTACGCGCTGGCCGCAGTTCCCGCCGGCGGCACGGTGTGGGCCGCGACGGCGTGGGGCTCCGCCGCCGCCGTCGACGCCCGCTGGGTGCCGCAGCTGTCGATGGACTTCGTGCTGCGCTACGACGCGCTGGCGCAGATTTTCGCGGTCCTCGTCCTCGGCGTGGGCGCGTTGGTGCTGGTGTACTGCGCACGGTACTTCCGCGACTCCGAGCCGCGCCTGGGACTGTTCGCGGCCGAGCTCACCGCCTTCGGCGGCGCAATGCTGGGCCTCGTACTCAGCGACAACATGCTGCTGCTCTACATCTTCTGGGAGATCACGACCGTCCTGTCGTTCCTGCTGGTGGGGCACTACGCGGAGCGCGCCACCAGCCGGCAGGCGGCCACCAAGGCGCTGCTGGTCACCACCGCCGGCGGGCTCGCCATGCTCGTGGGCATCGTGGCGCTGGGGCACCGGGCCGGCACCTTCCTGCTCTCCGAGATCGTCGCCGACCCACCGTCGGGCACCATCGTGAACATCGCCGTGGTGCTGATGCTCGTCGGCGCGCTGAGCAAGTCGGCCATCGTCCCGTTCCACTTCTGGCTGCCCGGCGCCATGGCCGCGCCCACGCCCGTGAGCGCCTACCTGCACGCGGCCGCCATGGTCAAGGCCGGCATCTTCCTCATCGCGCGGCTGGCGCCGGCCTTCGCCGCCACTCCGTACTGGCGTCCAGTGGTGCTCACCCTGGGCCTGGTCACGATGATCCTCGCCGGCTGGCGTTCGCTGCGCGAGTACGACCTCAAGCTGGTGCTGGCCTTCGGCACCGTCAGCCAGCTCGGCTCCATGGTGATGCTCATGGGCGTGGGCACGCGCGACGCCGCGCTGGCGGGCGCGGCGGTGGTCGTGGCGCACGCGCTGTTCAAATCCGCGCTGTTCATGGTGGTCGGCGCCATCGACCACGCCACCGGCACGCGCGACATGCGCGAGCTCGCGGGGCTGGGCCGTGCGCATCCCGGCTTGGCGATCATCGCGATCGCGGCGACCGCGAGCATGGCCGGCGCACCGCCGTTCATCGGCTTCGTCGGCAAGGAGGCGGCGTTCGAGGCCCTCGACCACGCGCCCGTCGCCGCCGTCGCACTGCTCACCGGCATGACCGTCGGGTCGATCTTCACCGTCGCCTACTCGGTGCGCTTCCTCGTGGGCGCGTTCGCGGGCAAGGACCGCGCCCCCACCCGCGCCGTGACCGGCATGCACGCGCCGGGCGTCGCCCTGCTCGCCGCGCCCGCCCTGCTCGCGGCCGCCGGGCTCGCCGCCGGGTTCGCGTCGGGCTGGATCGACACCCTGCTGGCCCCCTACGCCGACTCCCTCCCCGACGCCGGCCCGCACCAGTACCACCTGGCACTCTGGCACGGCTGGGGTCTGCCGGTGTGGCTGACGATCCTCGTGTTCGGCGTGGGTGCCGGCATGTTCACGGCCCGAAGCACACTGAAGAGGTGGGGCCCCGGCAGGCCCCCGCTGGGCAACGCCGACCGGGTCTACGAGGGAGCGCTGCGGCTGGCGGACAGGATCTCGCTGCGCATGACCGGCACGGTGCAGCGCGGTTCGCTGCCCATCACCCAGGCGATCATCCTGGCCACGTTCGCGGTGCTGCCCGCCGCAACGCTGCTGCTGTTCGGCGTCCCCCAGGTGCGGGCCGCCGGGTGGGACTCGCCGTGGCAGCTCGCGATCGGCCTGCTCATGATCGGCCCGGCGATCGCGACCACCGTCCTGCGCAACCGCCTGGCGGCCGTGCTCATGGTGGGCTTCACCGGCTACGGCATGGCGATGCTCTTCGCCCTGCACGGTGCGCCCGACCTGGCCCTCACCCAGTTCCTCGTCGAAACCCTGCTCCTCGTGGTGTTCGTCCTCGTGCTGCGCAAGCTGCCCGCCGAGGCGTCCACGCCGGTACCCACGCGCCGGCTGTTCCGGCTGCGGTCGGCCCGCGTCGCGCTGGCCGGCCTGGTGGGGGTCACCGTCGCGCTCGTCGGCGCCTACGCGATCGGTTCGCGGACTGCGCGGCCGATCTCCGACGCCATGCCCGACGCCGCCTACCACCGCGGCGGCGGCAAGAACGTCGTCAACGTGCTGCTGGTCGACATCCGCGCGTGGGACACGCTCGGCGAGATCTCCGTGCTGCTCGTCGCCGCCACCGGCGTCGCCAGCCTGGTGTTCCGGCACCACCGGCTCGGCGGCGCGCTGCGCGTCCAGGATGCCCCCGCCGAACTGCGCAACGGCCCGGTCACCAGTTCACTGCGCCTGGTCGGCAGCCGCATCTCCGATCCGCGGACCCGCTCGCTGGTGTTGGAGATGACCACGCGCCTGGTCTTCCCCACGGTCATGGTGCTGTCGGTGTACTTCTTCTTCGCCGGCCACAACCATCCGGGCGGCGGGTTCGCCGGCGGGCTCACCGCCGGGCTCGCCCTGACCCTGCGCTACCTGGCCGGCGGGCGCTACGAGATCGGCGAGACGCTGCCCATCGACGCGGGCAAGATCCTCGGTGCCGGGTTCCTGCTGTCCGCGGGCACCGCCGCCGTGTCGCTGCTCATGGGCGCCCCGGTGCTGTCGTCGGCGATCCTCGAGGTGACGCTGCCGGTGCTCGGCCACATCAAGCTCGTCACCGCGCTGTTCTTCGACGCCGGCGTGTACCTGATCGTGGTGGGCATGACCCTCGACATCCTGCGCAGCCTGGGGGCGCACCTGGACTCACGGGCGGAGGTGAAGCTGCAGTGACCGTCGACATCGGACTGCTCGTCGTGGTCGCCGTGCTCGTCTCCTGCGGCGTCTACCTGCTGATGGAACGCTCCATCGTCAAGATGCTGCTGGGCCTGCTGCTCGGTGGCAACGGCATCAACCTGCTGCTGGTGCTCGCCGGCGGCGGCGCGGGCAACGCGCCCATCATCGGCAGCGATGGCCGCATCTACGACACCGACGCGGATCCGCTGGCGCAGGCGATGATCCTCACCGCCATCGTCATCTCGATGGGGCTCGCCGCCTTCGTCCTGGGGCTCGCCTACCGCGCGTTCACCGCCACCAACACCGACGACGACGTCGAGGACGACCCCGAGGACACCAAAGTGGGCCTGCGCAGCGAGGACGAGTCCCCGCAGCGCGACCGTACCGCCGACCCCGTCACCGGCCGCATCACCCGCGCGGGCGACCAGTTCGGCCCCGCCAACGCGAGCGAGGAGCCATGACGGAGGTCGCCGCCATCGAATGGCTCATCCCGCTGCCGGTGCTCCTGCCGTTCCTCGGCGCCGCCGCCACCATGACGTTGGGCCGTCATCCGCGCCTGCAGCGGATCCTCAGCATCATCGTGCTCGCCCTGGGCACCGTGGTGGCGGGCGCACTGCTGGTGCTCGCCGACCGCAACGGCATCACCGCGATCCAAGTGGGCGGCTGGCCCGCGCCGATCGGCATCACGCTGGTCAGCGACAGGCTCTCCGCTCTCATGCTCGTCATCGCGTATGTCGTCCTGCTCGCGGTGATGGTCTACGCGGTGGGGCAGGGCATCCGCGACGGCGACGAGCATCAGCCGGTGTCGATCTTCCAGCCCACCTACCTGGTGATGGCGGCGGGGATCTCCAACGCGTTCCTCGCCGGCGACCTGTTCAACCTGTACGTGGGGTTCGAGGTGCTGCTGGCCTCGAGCTTCGTGCTGCTCACGCTGGGCGCCAGCGCGGACCGGGTGCACGCCGGCGTCACCTACGTGATGGTGTCGATGCTGTCGTCGCTGGTGTTCCTGGCGGGCATCGCCTTCACCTACGCCGCCACCGGCACCCTCAACCTGGCCCAGCTGGCGGTGCGGCTCGGCGGGGTGCCGGAGGGGGTGCGCATCGCGATCTTCGCCGTGTTCCTCGTGGCATTCGGCATCAAGGCGGCCGTGTTCCCGCTTTCGTCGTGGCTGCCGGACTCGTACCCCACCGCCCCCGCGCCCATCACCGCGGTGTTCGCCGGCCTGCTCACCAAGGTGGGCGTCTACGCGATCATCCGCGCGCACACGCTGCTGTTCCCGGGCGGCGCTCTCGACGACGTCCTCCTGGTCGCCGGGCTCGCGACGATGCTCTTCGGCATCTTCGGCGCCATCGCCCAGACCGACACCAAGCGGCTGTTCTCGTTCACCCTGGTCAGCCACATCGGCTACATGATCTTCGGCATCGGCCTGTCCACGGAGCTGGGGCTGACGGGGGCCATCTACTACGTGGCGCACCACATCGTCGTGCAGACCACGCTGTTCCTGGTGGTGGGACTGATCGAACGGCAGGCCGGTTCCGCGTCGCTGCGCCGGCTGGGCAGCCTCGCCGCGGCCAGCCCCGTGCTCGCCGTGCTCTACCTCATCCCCGCGCTGAACCTGGGCGGCATCCCGCCGTTCTCCGGGTTCATCGGCAAGGTGACGCTGCTCGAGGCGGGCGTGCAGGTCGGGACGCCGCTCGCGTGGGTGCTCGTCGCGGGAGCCGTGGTCACCAGCCTGCTCACCCTCTACGCGGTGATGCGGGTGTGGACCAAGGCCTTCTGGCGTTCGCGGGACGACGCCCCGGAGGGCGACATGGTCGCGGCGCGGCCCGCGGTGCTTCTCGACGACGTCGGCGACGTGGCGCTGGCCGAACGCCGCGACGTCGGCCGGATGCCGTCGCTCATGGTCGGGTCGACGGCGGCGCTCGTACTGGTGGGCATCGCGCTCACCGTCGTCGCCGGCCCGCTCATCGGTTACACCGAACGCGCGGCCGGCAACCTGGTCGACCGGTCGGTGTATGTGGGCACCGTGCTGGGGCCCGAGGCGGCCGCCGAACTGCCCGAGGCCAGCGGGCCCGCCGAGCACACCGGGCTGTCCGACGCCTCGTCCTCGCAGCCGTCCACGGCGGGCGGCCCGCGTTCCGCCCCCGCTGGCACGGAGGTCGGACGATGACCGCATTCGCGCAGTCGCTCGCCCGCCGCATGCGCACGCCGCTCACCGTGCGCGACGTGCTCATCCGCCTGTGGGTCGTCTCCTGGCTGACGTTCGTGTGGGTGCTGCTGTGGGGAGAGGTCACCGCCGCGAACGTCCTCGGCGGCCTGGCCGTGTCGCTGGCGATCCTCATCCTCGCCCCGCTTCCGCAGCTTCCCGTGGAGGGTCGGCTGCACCCCCTGTCCGCGATCCTGCTCGTGCTGCGCGTGGCGTTCGACCTGGTCGTGTCGTCCGTCGAGGTGGCGTGGCTGTCCGTCCGGCCCGGGCCGCCGCCGATGACCGCCATCCTGCGCACACACGTGTCCGTCCGGTCCGACCTCGTGTTGGGTCTGCTCGTGGACGCGATCAACGTCGTGCCCGGCACCATCGTCCTCGAGGTCGACCGCCGCGCCCGCGTGCTCTACATCCACGTGCTGGACGCGCACAGCGCCGCGAAGGTCGACCGGTTCTACGCCAGCGTGGCGCGGCTCGAGCGCATGTTCATCAGGGCCTTCGAACGCGAAGGCGACTGGCAGGAACGCGTCCGCCGGCCGACGCCGCGCGTGATCCCCGCGCCCGGCGCGACCGGCGGCGGCGCGCCGGGCGACGCACTGTGGCCCGGGGACGACGAGAGGGGGCCGCACCGATGAGCGTCGTATGGATTCTGGCCGGCTGCGCGCTGGTCGCGGCGGCGCTGCTGGCGGTGTACCGCCTCATCGCCGGGCCCAGCACCCTCGACCGGCTCGTCGCCACCGAGATGGCGGCGTCGACGTGCCTGTCCGGCATGGGCGCCTGGGCCGCCTACAGCGTCGACTCCGCAGTGCTCGCCGCGCTGGTGGCCCTCGCGCTGCTCGGCTTCATCGGCTCGATCTCCGTGCCCCGGTTCCGCAGGAGTGATCGAGAATGAACGCAGCGCTCGATTGGACCGCCGCGATCCTGGTGCTGCTGGGTTCGCTGTTCGCGCTGACGGCGGCCATCGGACTGGTCCGCTTCCCCGACACCGTCAGCCGCATGCACCCCAGCACCAAGACCCAGGTGCTGGGCCTGCTGTTGGTGCTCGCGGGCGCGGGCATCCGGCTGCGCGGCAGCGTCGACATCGGCATGCTGGTGCTGGCGGGTTTGTTCACCGTCATCGTCTCGCCGGTGTTCGCCCACCTGGTGGGCCGCTCCGCCTACCGTGAGCGCGGGCTGCGCGTGGACCTGATGACACGCGACGAGATGCCCGCGGAGCCGGAAGTGGTGGACGAGAGTCTCGACGAGGACGACTCTGATGACGCAGATCTCGACTCCGACGCTGACGGGCCCGGCGACCCCCGCTAGCCCCTCAGTTCGCCGGTCAGCGAGTCCACCACCGCCCACAGGTCGCCCCCGTACTGCTCGCGCACCCGGCGCTGCCGCTGGTAAGAGGCTCCGCGCCGTGGGATCTCGGCCACGCCCGCCAGCTCGTCCGCGCAGCCGAGCCGCCGCGCCACCGGCTGCAGCCGGGTGAGCAGGTCGTCCAGGTCGTCGATGACGGCCCGCTCCGCGTTGTCGGCGCCGACGATGACCTCCGCGTCCAGGCCGTACCGGGCCGCCCGCCACTTGTTCTCCTGCACGTGCCACGGCGGCAGCGCGGGCAGCGTCTCGCCGTCCTCGAGCCGCCGGTCGAGGTCCACCACCAGGCACTGGATCAGCGCGACGATCGACTGCAACTCGGCGAAGGTGGGCACCCCGTCGCACACCCGCACCTCGATGGTGCCCAGGTGCGGCGCGGGGCGGATGTCCCAGCGGACCTCGGTGATGTCGTCGATGACGCCCGTCGCCAGCTGGTCGCGGACGAACCCCTCGTAGCCGGACCAGTCGTCGAAATGGAACGGCAGCCCCGCCGTGGGGAGCTGCTGGAACATCATCGCCCTGTTGGAGGCGTAGCCGGTGTCGTGCCCCGACCACACCGGCGACGACGCGGACAACGCCAGCAGGTGCGGGTACTGCAGCAGCAGGGCGCCGAGGATGGGGAACACCTTGTGCTGCGAGGAGACGCCGACGTGCACGTGCACGCCCCAGATCAGCATCTGCCGGCCCCACCACTGCGTGCGCTCGATGAGCTCCCGGTACCGCTCGCCGCCGGTCAGCTGCTGCACGTCCCAGCGGGCGAAAGGGTGGGTGCCGGCGGAGATGAGGTCGATGCCCGCGCGGTCCGCCGCGGCCCGCACAGCGGCCAGCCCTGCGCGCAGGTCGGCCATCGCCTCGGCGACGTCGACGCACACCCCGGTGACGAGTTCGACGGTGTTGCGCAGCAGTTCGCCGTGCAGCCGCGCCGCCTGCGACGGCTGCTCGCGGCGCACCGCCGTGAGCAACCGTTCGGCGTCATTGCGCAGGTCGCGGGTGCGGCGGTCCACCAGGGCGAGCTCCCACTCGACCCCGATGGTGGGCCGCGGCGAGCCGGCGAACGCGATGGACACGTGCGGCGCCCGGGTAGCGCTCTGTCCGGTGCCCGGTCAGCGGCCCTCGACGACGCCGCAGCTCACGCGGGTGTCATCGGCGGACATGACGACCACGGCGCTGCCCTGCCCCGCCGCGAGCTGCTCCACCTGGACGCCCGGAACGGTGGTGTCGAGGGTGCCGTCGCCGGCGTCGGAGATCGGCAACGTCAGCGTGGTGCCGCCCTCGCCGCCGCCGAGACTGCGGACCTGCCCGGCCGACTGGAACTGGTCCGCCGCCACGCACGCGCCGTTGTCGGTGATGCCGACCTTGTAGATGCCGGCGTCGAGGTCGCTGTCATCCACCTCGACGTTGACGGTGAGGCCGCCCTGCTTGTCGCCGAGCTGCACGGTGCCGACCTGGTCGCCCGCCGCGTTCTTCAGCGCGGCGGTGAACCCGTAGGCCACCTGCGGCTTCTTGGCGTCACCGTCCGTGCCGGCCGCCTCGTTGTGGGCGCCCACCGCACCGCCGTCCGCGGCCGCCGGGTCGGGTGCCCCGGTGAACACGGCCGGAAGCTCATAGGTGGCGTCCGCCGGGGCGGACGTCTCGCTGTTGCTGCACGCCGTGAGCGCGACAGCCGCCACCGCGATGGCCGGCGCCACCAGCCACGGGCTGCGCCGAAGGTGGCTGTGCGAACGGTTGGTCATGGGTCGGCCTCCTCGAAGTAGTGCCCTGAGCATAATCAGGCGGGCTCGTGGCGTGGGACGGTGGTGCGCTCCCGCCGCCGCGGCCCGCGGACCGCGCGGTGATCCGGCCTCCGGCTCACCGGTCCGCGGTGACGATGACGATGACCCCGGGCGACGCGCTCATGATGCCCGGGAAGCGCGGCTCCACCGGCAGCCCCAGCTCGGCGCCCACCTTCTGCGCCGCCGCCTTCTCGGCCGCGCCGTCGCCGTAGTAGACGGCGCTGCGCGGCACCTCGCCGTCGTTGTAGTTGCCGACGTGGGCGACGGACCACCCCTCGGATTCCAGCGTGCCGGCCGTGTCACCGGCGAGTCCCTCGACGGTGCTGTTGTTGTAGACCCGCACCGGCGTCCGTTTGGCCTCCGCGTCGCTGACGTTTCCGGCTGCTCCCGCGGCCGCGGCCTGCGTGGTCGTGGCAGCGGCGCCCGTCGTCCCGGATTCCGGGGCGGTCGTGGATTCCGCAGCCGTCCCGGTCGGCTCCGCCGTCGTCCCCCTCGCGGCGCTCCGCGTCTGCCGCGCCGCATCGGCGGCCCGTGCCGTTCCGCCGGATCCGCCCTGCGCGGCCGTGGTGGGCGCGGACGAACCCGACGCGGCGGCGTCCGCGTCGGAGCCGGACATGCTGAGGAACCCGAGACCGGCGAACACGATCGCGGCGGACAGCAGCACCATCGCCAGTGCCCGCAGCGGAAGTCCCGACGGCTCGGGGGAAGGGGTACTCACCGCAGCGAGTTTAGGTGATGGTGATTCCGAGGCGCCGGGCCGCACGCGCCTTCTGCCTGCTGGCACGCAAGCGCCTGAGCCGCTTCACCAGCAAGGGGTCCGCCGCGAGCGCCTCCGGGCGGTCCACCAGGGCGTTGAGAACCTGGTAGTACCGGGTGGCGGACAGGCCGAACGTCTCCTTGATGGCCTCTTCCTTGGCCCCCGCGAACTTCCACCACTGGCGCTCGAAGGCCAGGATGTCGCGCTCGCGGCGGGTGAGCCCGTCCTCCGGTTGGTGCGCGTCGTCGCCGGTCGTCTCTCGCGCTGCTGCGCCGTCCATCGTCTCCTCGACTCCCCGTTTCTCACGGCCCCGTGCCGCACGGAATGCGTGCCGCACCGCCCGGCGCCGACCCGATCAGGAACGAACCCGGTCAGGAATGACAGCCCTGTGATTCCTGCGGCCATTGAACCACGGTCGCCCGGTCACCCAGGGGACCTGGCCGGGTCGTGTCGGGGCTCCGCACGGCACCGGTCAGGCCGGGGCAGCGCTGCGGACGGCGCGCACTATCCTGTATGACCATGGCAATCCTTCCCATCCGCATCGTCGGCGACCCCGTTCTGCACCAGCCGACGAAGCCGTTCGACGGCGACCCGGCGGACATCGCCGAGCTGATCCGCGACATGTACGAGACGATGGACGCCGCCAACGGCGTCGGCCTGGCCGCCAATCAGGTGGGAGTCGATCTGCGGGTGTTCGTCTACGACTGCCCCGACGACCGGTCGGACCGCGGCGGCGAGCGGCGGCGCGGCGAGGTCATCAACCCCGTGCTGGAGACCTCCGAGATCCCCGAGACCATGCCCGACGAGGACGACGACGTGGAGGGCTGCCTGTCCGTGCCCGGCGAGCAGTACCCGACAGGACGCGCCGACTGGGCGCGGGTCACCGGGCTGGACGCCGCCGGCGAGCAGGTCACCGTGGAGGGCACCGGGTTCTTCGCCCGCTGCCTGCAGCACGAGGTCGGCCACCTCGACGGTTTCCTCTACCTTGATGCGCTGATCGGCCGTAACAAGCGCGCGGCCAAGAAGATGCTCAAGCAGAACGGGTGGGGCGCCCCCGGCAACAGCTGGACCCCCGGCGAGGACGACGACCCGTTCGGCTACTGACACCGGGCCGGGCGTGACCGGAACCGGCCGCAACGACGATGCGCTGACGGGAGGCGACGACGCGATGGGCCCTGGCCGCAGGCATCCGACGCCCGCCGTCGGCTCCCGTGTGGTGCTGCGGTTCCGGCGCGAGCCCGGATCCGTGCCGTCGCAGTCCGACGCGTTGGGCACGCTGGTCGCGCTCAGCCCGCTCGTGCGGGTGAGGACGGCCGACGGCTCCGAGGTGTCGGTGGAACCGGGTCGGGTGGTGGTGCTCAAGTCCGTGCCGCCGCGGCCGGTGCGGACGTCGTCGATCCGCGCCCTCGAGTCCGCGATCGCGTGGTCGCGCCCGGACATCGAAACGGCGTGGGTGTCCGGGTGGGTGGCCCGGGCCGACGGCGCCGACCCGCTGGCCGGAGGCACGGCGACGCCCCTGGCGGACCCGTCGATGCCGGAGGGAGATTTCTTCCACGATCTTCTCGACACCCGCACCCTGGACAGGCTCGACGCGTGGTTCACCGGCCGCGACCTGCCGCTCACCCTGCGCCTGCCCGATCGCCTCGTGCGCCCGCCTGCCGAGTGGCACAGCTTCGGCGAACACCTCGTGCTCACCGCGGATCTGCCGCTGCGCGTGCCGGGTCGGCCTACGGGCGCCGTCACCGGGCCGGCCACCAGGGTCACCGCCGGGGCAACGGCCTCGGCCACCGCCGGGCATGGCGGCGCGGCGCGCGTCCCGCTCGACGCCGCCGGGTGCCCGATGGATGTCGCGGCACGGATCTCCGAGGGTTCCGACGGCCGGGTGTGGGCGGTGCTCACGGTCGAGTCTGCGGAACGGGAACGCGGGCGCGCGGCCGGAGCGGCCCACGATGACGGCGCCGACGGCATGGGCGCAGCGGTGGAGGCGCTGTGCCGGTGGGCGGCCCGCTCCGGGGCGGCCGGCGCGGTGCTCGCCGTGCTCGGGTCCGACGGGGTCACGGGCGGGGACGCTGCCGGGAAAGCGGGCGGCGACGCGGACAGTGCCGCAACCGGTGAGGATCGCCACGATCTGCGGATCGGGTTCGAGGACGCCGCGGTGCGCGCGCTGGGCTTCGCCGATCACCATCGGTGCCGGTACGTCCGCCTGCACCCGGCCCTCTGAGGGGACCCGGGCCCGTCTAGACCGTGATGTGCTGGAAGTCCGGGTTCTTCACGAGAAAGCGCTGCACATAGGTGCACACGGGTCGCACGCGCCAGCCGCGGTCGCGCGCGGCCGTCATGGCGAACTCGACGAGTTCCGCCGCCAACCCACGCCGCCAGTGATCCTCCATGATCACGGTGTGCATGAAGGCCACCTGCGTGCCGACGCCGGCCGTGGCAGCGCTCTCCCCCGGCGTCTCCACCGCGTAGCCGAGGATGCCGATGAGCTCGTCACCCACCCGCAGCTCGAAGCGGTCCTGCGCGGTGTTCTCGACCAGGCCCAAGGCGGGCGTCCCGGTGCCCGGGCCGGCCGCCGTGTCGTTCGCGTTCATCGCACCTCCCGATGTGGGTCGACGAGCGCGTTGCCGCACTCACGACCGTTCTAGCACCGAAACCTGAGAACCGGTCATGATTCACCTGAGTCTTGCGCCGGAGCCGCCCTTTCCGCCGGGGCCAGCAGCCGCAGCGCCCGCGGGTCCGCCGTGATCACCGCAGGCAGACGCCCCAACCGGTCGCCGTCGGCGTAGGCGTTGATGCCGGGTGAGGAGATCTCGATGCGGCGCGCCCGCGTGGTGATCACTTCGGGCCTGTGCACGTGCGTACCGCGGAACACGGTGGGAAACAGCCGCACCAGCGTGCGCCGGGGGATGTAGCGGATGACGGTGACATCGAGCAGGCCGTCGGCCGGGTCGGCATCCGGACAGATGCGCATGCCGCCGCCGTAGCTGCGGGTGTTTCCGACCGCGGCGAGCACGACGTCCTCCTCGATCACCCTGCCCGGCTCCCCCGCGTTGCCGTCGCCCGGCTCGGCAGCGGCACCGTCGAGGACCAGGCGGAACGGCAGCGGCCGCAGGTTGAGGAACTCCGCGAGGATCGCCAGGTTGTAGCGCATGCGTCCGTGCGGCCAGGTCATGCGGTTGGTGCGGTCGCTGACCAGCGAGTCGAACCCGGCCGCGAGCACCGTCCCGAACCAGTGATCCGCGCCGTCCCCCGTGCGGACCCGACCCAGGTCGACCTCCATGACGGTGCCGGCGGTGACGACGTCGGCGGCGGCCTCCGGATCGCCGATGGGGATGCCGTACTCACGCGCATGGTCATTGCCGGTGCCTGCGGGGATGATCCCCAGCGGCACGCCGGTGCCCGCCACGGCCTGCAGTGCGATGCCGATCACGCCGTCGCCTCCGGTGACCACGAGAACATCGGGACGCTCGGCGACCGCCTTGCGTGCCAGCCGCAGCGCGTCGTCCGCATCGTCACCGATCAGTTCGGTGATCGACGCGCCCGACGCCCGCAGGCGCCGCCCCGCACGCTCGGCGATGTCGCGCGCCTTGCCGTGACCCGAATACGGATTCGTGAGCATCGCATAATGCGGCCCGGCGCCGCGGCGGGCGGCCGTCATGGGATCAGCTTTCCGGGATTGAGGATGCCGGCCGGGTCGAGCGTGCGCTTCACCGAGCGCAGTACCGCCACGCCCAGCTCGCCGATCTCCCGGGTCATCCACTCGCGGTGGTCCGCCCCCACGGCATGGTGGTGGGTGATCGTGCCCCCGTGCTCCACGATCGCGTCGCTCGCCGCCCGTTTGGCCGACGCCCACTGCTCGACGGCGTCACCGCGCTGACCGGCGACCACGGTGAAGTACAACGACGCGCCCGTGGGGTAGACGTGCGAGATGTGGCACATGACGAGCGTCGGCGTGCCCGTCTGCCGGAGGGCGTCCGTGAGCGCGGTCGTCACCTCCGCCTTCAGCGCATGCAGGTTGGACCAGGACGTGGCGGTCTCGAGGGTCTCGCACAAGGCGCCGGCATCGAGCAGCGCGTCCCTGAGATAGGGCGCCGAGAACCTGCCTGCGTCCCAAT is a window from the Tomitella gaofuii genome containing:
- a CDS encoding Na(+)/H(+) antiporter subunit C, whose product is MTVDIGLLVVVAVLVSCGVYLLMERSIVKMLLGLLLGGNGINLLLVLAGGGAGNAPIIGSDGRIYDTDADPLAQAMILTAIVISMGLAAFVLGLAYRAFTATNTDDDVEDDPEDTKVGLRSEDESPQRDRTADPVTGRITRAGDQFGPANASEEP
- a CDS encoding Na+/H+ antiporter subunit D, encoding MTEVAAIEWLIPLPVLLPFLGAAATMTLGRHPRLQRILSIIVLALGTVVAGALLVLADRNGITAIQVGGWPAPIGITLVSDRLSALMLVIAYVVLLAVMVYAVGQGIRDGDEHQPVSIFQPTYLVMAAGISNAFLAGDLFNLYVGFEVLLASSFVLLTLGASADRVHAGVTYVMVSMLSSLVFLAGIAFTYAATGTLNLAQLAVRLGGVPEGVRIAIFAVFLVAFGIKAAVFPLSSWLPDSYPTAPAPITAVFAGLLTKVGVYAIIRAHTLLFPGGALDDVLLVAGLATMLFGIFGAIAQTDTKRLFSFTLVSHIGYMIFGIGLSTELGLTGAIYYVAHHIVVQTTLFLVVGLIERQAGSASLRRLGSLAAASPVLAVLYLIPALNLGGIPPFSGFIGKVTLLEAGVQVGTPLAWVLVAGAVVTSLLTLYAVMRVWTKAFWRSRDDAPEGDMVAARPAVLLDDVGDVALAERRDVGRMPSLMVGSTAALVLVGIALTVVAGPLIGYTERAAGNLVDRSVYVGTVLGPEAAAELPEASGPAEHTGLSDASSSQPSTAGGPRSAPAGTEVGR
- a CDS encoding Na+/H+ antiporter subunit A, with the translated sequence MITLLVAYLIAAASAPLLVRVWGRNAFYALAAVPAGGTVWAATAWGSAAAVDARWVPQLSMDFVLRYDALAQIFAVLVLGVGALVLVYCARYFRDSEPRLGLFAAELTAFGGAMLGLVLSDNMLLLYIFWEITTVLSFLLVGHYAERATSRQAATKALLVTTAGGLAMLVGIVALGHRAGTFLLSEIVADPPSGTIVNIAVVLMLVGALSKSAIVPFHFWLPGAMAAPTPVSAYLHAAAMVKAGIFLIARLAPAFAATPYWRPVVLTLGLVTMILAGWRSLREYDLKLVLAFGTVSQLGSMVMLMGVGTRDAALAGAAVVVAHALFKSALFMVVGAIDHATGTRDMRELAGLGRAHPGLAIIAIAATASMAGAPPFIGFVGKEAAFEALDHAPVAAVALLTGMTVGSIFTVAYSVRFLVGAFAGKDRAPTRAVTGMHAPGVALLAAPALLAAAGLAAGFASGWIDTLLAPYADSLPDAGPHQYHLALWHGWGLPVWLTILVFGVGAGMFTARSTLKRWGPGRPPLGNADRVYEGALRLADRISLRMTGTVQRGSLPITQAIILATFAVLPAATLLLFGVPQVRAAGWDSPWQLAIGLLMIGPAIATTVLRNRLAAVLMVGFTGYGMAMLFALHGAPDLALTQFLVETLLLVVFVLVLRKLPAEASTPVPTRRLFRLRSARVALAGLVGVTVALVGAYAIGSRTARPISDAMPDAAYHRGGGKNVVNVLLVDIRAWDTLGEISVLLVAATGVASLVFRHHRLGGALRVQDAPAELRNGPVTSSLRLVGSRISDPRTRSLVLEMTTRLVFPTVMVLSVYFFFAGHNHPGGGFAGGLTAGLALTLRYLAGGRYEIGETLPIDAGKILGAGFLLSAGTAAVSLLMGAPVLSSAILEVTLPVLGHIKLVTALFFDAGVYLIVVGMTLDILRSLGAHLDSRAEVKLQ
- a CDS encoding Na+/H+ antiporter subunit E, which produces MTAFAQSLARRMRTPLTVRDVLIRLWVVSWLTFVWVLLWGEVTAANVLGGLAVSLAILILAPLPQLPVEGRLHPLSAILLVLRVAFDLVVSSVEVAWLSVRPGPPPMTAILRTHVSVRSDLVLGLLVDAINVVPGTIVLEVDRRARVLYIHVLDAHSAAKVDRFYASVARLERMFIRAFEREGDWQERVRRPTPRVIPAPGATGGGAPGDALWPGDDERGPHR
- a CDS encoding PE domain-containing protein translates to MVVVEPAAMVAAAVELDAVAEGIDAARHTHAPALHAAPAGAEEVSLTVSRNQHVVADSFDVAAAAGAAELRRAAQALRMQAAAYASSDGAAASAVGALY